GGTTGTGGAAGCATTTTTAGGATATCATCAATCTCACCACATTTACCATACATATCCATTGTAGAATTTTTAACATAATGATACGAGTCAAACCCCAGTTTAATGGCCAACCCTTGAAGTTGTTTGCCTTCCTCCAAGGAAGCCAAGTCTGCTGCTACCGCCATTGAAGCAGAAAGGCtaaattggtcaaaatccaCTTTAGCTCTTTGCATCTCCAGGATAAGTTTCAGAGCCTCTTCTCCACGCCCGTGACGAGCATTTGCAGCAAGCATGGCATTCCAAGTTACAGAGGTCTTGTTAGCCAATTCATCAAAGATTATATTACTCAAAGAGAGTTCACCACAGTTAGCATACATTGTGATGAGGGAGTTCTTAACatattcatttctttcaaaGCCCGTCAGAATCATATGTGCATGCAATGGCATTCCAAATCTCAGTAGGTAGGATGGAGCTGAGCAAGCACCCAGAACACTTATCATGGTAATGTAGTTTGCAGGTTCGCCTTTTTCTCTCATCAACTTAAAGGCCTTCACAGCCTCATCTGGTTCTTCATTCTCAGCATACCCTCCAATGAGTGCATTCCATGTAACCAACTCGAGCTTAGGCATTTTCTGGAATACCTGCTTAGCTTCTGACATCATCTGACACTTTCCATACATGGTGACCAATGCATTCCCAACTATCAAATTTTCCTGGAATCCAAATATGAGGGCAAGTCCATGGACTATCTTgccttcaacgaggaattcagGATCAGAACAAGCAGCCAATGCACTTGCAAAAGTCACATAGctgataaattttcttatgccCAAAAGGCCACCCAACACTCTTAAGGCATCTAAGCTCCTCCCTTCAGAAACATAACCAGCCATCAATGAGTTCCATGAAATTAAATCCTTATCTTTCATTCCCTGGAACAAACTTTCTGCTTCTTTGGATCTACCAGTCTCTGAGTACATAGTAAAAAGAGTATTAGACAAACAAATGTTTGAATCAAATCCCATTTTCACTGCTAAACCATGAATCCCCTTTCCCCACTTCAAATTCTCGGGTGTACTGCTGACTGAGACCAACGTGGAAAGTGTGGTTGCATTTATATCACCATGCTCACAGCGCATCACATCAAAACATGTAAAACATTCCTCACAAAGTAAATTATTTGCACAAGCAGCTATCATCGAATTCCATGATATGGTGTCGCGTTCAACCATATTATTGAAAACATAGCATGCTTGTTTTACACCACCGAAGCTACCAAACATGGACACAAGCGAATTAGCAACAGAAATGTTTTCCTCAAATCCTGACTTTATGACATGACCAAGCACCTGATGACCCAAAAATTCGTCATCAAGAGCGCCAGAAGAACTAATAACAGTAGTAAACGTGTTCTGATTATAACCAATTCCTTCAAGTCTCATTCTTTGATACAAATCAACAACCACTTCATCATCTCCATCATTGGAGAACCCAACCATGAATGAAGTCCAAGAAACCACATTTCTTTCAGGCATCTCCTCAAAGAGCTTTCTAGCACTCGACATAAACCCATATGCACCGTAAAAATGCAATAACGAAGTGCCTACGAAAACATCATGTAGCAGCAGCCCATTTTTCAACGCCAAGCTATGAATTTGACGCCCTTCAAAAACCATGCATTCTACCCTAACAAAAGCTGTCAATAAACTCGCAATAACAAACCCACTTAACTGAATCCCTCGAGCCAACATTTCAACGAAGAGCCTAGTCGCATCAATGTAATAACCCATCTTAACATAACCGGAAACCATATTATTCCACGAAGCATCATTTCTCGCCGGCATTTGATCAAACACGTGCCGTGCCTCTTGAATTTTCCCAAATTTCGAATACATCCCTATCAAAGTATTTACATGGAAAATACTTAAATTGCTCAACATCCATGACTGTCTCAGGTCCTTCACAAAGAGCCCATGCAAAGCACGGCCGACTAAGTTGTCTGTGATATGTGAGAAGCCTTTGCTGAAAAATGCAGAGATTTCTGGGTCGGGATGGTCGAGAATGTAGTGAAGAGTGCTTTCGTTGTCGGTTATGTCCTCTTCTTCTTTCCATGGTTCTGAGATGGGTTTTGGAGAAACTCTAACGTAGTCGGCGATTGCAAGATGTGCTGAAGAAGCAGTAGAGAATTTGAGTTTGAATGGCAGGCCAAGTTTGAGAGTTGGAAGCTTTCTCCTGCAGTACCTAGCCAGCTCTGCTTAAATTCACAAAAAGCGCGGGCTAGGTGGGATCTTTGGCTACCGGCGGCTTGTGGTGATGGTGATGATGGAAAGTTCAGCTTTCAGTTTCTGCAGTTGTTCAGAACCAGAGAAAGAGGGAAACTGAAGGGGCAAATCAGTCTTTCGAAAACtttgaatttcttttcttttttttttttttgtcttccaACTGCTATCATAGCTGCAGACTATTTTGAAAGCAGGCAAATTGTCAAATTGACCCCTTAAATGTTTGGAAAAAACTTTTTTTAAGTCCTTCACATTCATAATTAGTCAAAATAATCCCTCAAATATAGAAATATTGTCCATTTGGTCCCGGAGCTTATTTTTGCTTAGTTCTTGGGTCAAAAGACGCACACCTACCTTAATCCATAATTTCAAGAGCAAAATGGTAACAAAATCTGTCTCCTTCTTTGTCAAATGAACTCACAATACTCAACTGGATTCAAGTtttactttctttctttgtttataTAGTGATTCATCAATATTTTTcgattgtttttattatttttcaatctaATATCGACACCTTTTTCTTCGCCTTTTGTGACGATGCACTTCTGAAGTTTTGTTATTAGAAATTGGGGTGTGGTTGcttaaaaattagaaatagggtTTTAATGGTTGAAAATCGGGGGAAAATGGTGGTCatttgtatgtgtgtgtatttttttttcagtgAAGAGAAACGAATATATTCCCATTTTGCCATTGTAATTATAGGCATATGAGATAGGTgtgcactttttttttaattgtaaaaTTGAGCAAAGACGAGTTCTAGGACTAAACACGCAAAATTGTTTATACTAAGGAATTATTTTGACTGATTTTAAATGTAGGGTACTAAAAGATTTTTCTTGAAAATGGAGGGACCAACATGGCAATATTTCCTTTTGAAAGCAGTTTAACAAAAGTTTCATAGCTGATTTTGTCAAAATGATCACTATTTCCATTCTCAAAATTGCTCCTGTATAGAGGTGTGCATTTGGAACAATTTTGATTATTCAGTAATTTGAATTCgatttttttggttattttactTGTACACCtattttcaatttcaaattggaaATAACTGAATTCATTCAATTACCGAATCGAGTTCGAAAACGGTCATGAAATTGGTTATAACCGAATTGGATAGTAATTTCCACGTAATTAAATGGAACTCACTTGTGTAGTTGTATACACTTAGTCACTTATAATTTACTAAAGATGTATTGCATTATATTTACATTTATTCGtattttttatatagtttaaaTGTTTAATTTGCAAATAACTTGATTGCTTTCAATGGTGAATGTTAATACACTAATATGTTGACATACAATTCATATACATTCGCTTAGATTGCTTAATCATAGTGTTTAATTGTCTACGTTCAAATAAGATTAGTAATGAAAGAATATAAATTCACATATTGTATATGTAATGTAAATTTAGAGTATACTAATCCTTGCAGGTTAAAAGTTAcatattcaaatatttaatgATTCAAACATAAATGATGAatcaatatctaaattctaatcACTAATTATGCTTAATATTTAGTACTGTACTTGT
The Coffea arabica cultivar ET-39 chromosome 6c, Coffea Arabica ET-39 HiFi, whole genome shotgun sequence genome window above contains:
- the LOC113692066 gene encoding pentatricopeptide repeat-containing protein At3g26782, mitochondrial-like, coding for MLSNLSIFHVNTLIGMYSKFGKIQEARHVFDQMPARNDASWNNMVSGYVKMGYYIDATRLFVEMLARGIQLSGFVIASLLTAFVRVECMVFEGRQIHSLALKNGLLLHDVFVGTSLLHFYGAYGFMSSARKLFEEMPERNVVSWTSFMVGFSNDGDDEVVVDLYQRMRLEGIGYNQNTFTTVISSSGALDDEFLGHQVLGHVIKSGFEENISVANSLVSMFGSFGGVKQACYVFNNMVERDTISWNSMIAACANNLLCEECFTCFDVMRCEHGDINATTLSTLVSVSSTPENLKWGKGIHGLAVKMGFDSNICLSNTLFTMYSETGRSKEAESLFQGMKDKDLISWNSLMAGYVSEGRSLDALRVLGGLLGIRKFISYVTFASALAACSDPEFLVEGKIVHGLALIFGFQENLIVGNALVTMYGKCQMMSEAKQVFQKMPKLELVTWNALIGGYAENEEPDEAVKAFKLMREKGEPANYITMISVLGACSAPSYLLRFGMPLHAHMILTGFERNEYVKNSLITMYANCGELSLSNIIFDELANKTSVTWNAMLAANARHGRGEEALKLILEMQRAKVDFDQFSLSASMAVAADLASLEEGKQLQGLAIKLGFDSYHYVKNSTMDMYGKCGEIDDILKMLPQPNLRSRLSWNILISSYARHGYFQKARETFHEMLQYGSEPDHVTFVSLLSACSHGGLVDEGLAYFASMTSVFGVPSAIEHCVCIVDLLGRSGRLAEAEAFVTNMPVPSNDFIWRSLLAACRIHGNMDLGEKAAKRLLETKPSDDSAYVLYSNVCAASGKWQDVQNVRVEMESNSVKKQPACSWVKLKTEVSTFGIGDRSHPKSEQIYVKLAELRKKINEAGYVADISFALHDTDEEQKEHNLWNHSERLALAYGLISTPEGSTLRVFKNLRVCGDCHTVFKFVSSIVQRKIILRDPYRFHHFRDGKCSCGDYW